A portion of the Candidatus Brocadia sp. genome contains these proteins:
- a CDS encoding NAD-dependent epimerase/dehydratase family protein, translating into MKQKTILITGATGFLGNYLTRELFEAGFYLKLLIRNSANGQAKERISEVFPPVGNTESVLDTLSGRIEIIDGDVSQKCLGLNAQDYSRLSDTVDEVFHCAAATKFCNGSDNTLVPTNVYGTEHIVWFCLSNKPKRLHYISTAYVAGTRRDTVFEHELEKKQTFNNNYEKSKFDAERLLRQFANKYNIPTTIYRPSIIVGDSKTGFTRNYDSIYVFGKGLNRLKNYEMRNNHKDTQCSSRNDIGHPPSLRIPGDKHATINLVPVDYATHAIVAISGQANSINKIFHIVNPSPPTLGELAEWMTIATGIHHIKIVPIYEFQVRPHNLPEKLFLQGTEAFRPYMFGEPYFDSTNTRIMLSGTGIECPLITQELINLFIQYAIDTNWGKKKQTVCKLTIPKFYDNSSRKYYKQNG; encoded by the coding sequence ATGAAACAAAAAACGATACTCATAACAGGCGCAACAGGATTTTTAGGAAATTACCTGACCAGAGAACTTTTTGAGGCAGGTTTTTACCTCAAACTTCTTATCAGAAATTCAGCGAATGGACAGGCTAAAGAAAGGATTTCTGAAGTGTTCCCGCCGGTTGGGAACACGGAATCTGTGCTTGACACACTATCCGGCCGTATTGAAATAATTGATGGGGATGTTTCTCAAAAATGCCTTGGACTAAATGCACAGGATTATTCAAGATTATCGGATACCGTTGATGAGGTATTTCACTGTGCTGCAGCAACAAAATTCTGTAATGGATCAGACAACACGCTGGTACCTACCAATGTTTACGGCACTGAACACATAGTATGGTTTTGTCTCTCAAACAAACCAAAAAGGCTTCATTATATTAGTACGGCTTATGTTGCGGGGACAAGACGTGATACAGTTTTTGAGCATGAACTGGAGAAAAAACAGACGTTTAATAATAATTACGAAAAATCAAAGTTTGATGCCGAGAGATTGTTGAGGCAATTTGCGAACAAATATAATATCCCCACGACGATCTATCGACCGAGTATTATCGTAGGTGATTCCAAAACCGGTTTTACACGTAATTACGACAGCATTTATGTATTTGGCAAGGGATTGAACCGTCTTAAAAATTATGAAATGCGAAATAATCACAAAGATACACAGTGTAGCAGCAGAAACGATATCGGCCATCCTCCATCTTTGAGAATTCCCGGTGACAAACATGCCACGATAAACCTTGTACCCGTGGATTACGCCACACATGCAATCGTTGCCATCTCCGGACAGGCAAATAGTATAAACAAGATATTTCACATCGTAAATCCGTCCCCACCCACACTCGGTGAACTTGCCGAGTGGATGACGATTGCAACAGGTATCCATCATATAAAGATTGTGCCCATATATGAATTCCAGGTTCGGCCACACAACTTACCGGAAAAATTATTTTTACAGGGAACTGAGGCCTTCCGACCATATATGTTTGGAGAACCTTATTTTGATTCGACAAACACAAGGATCATGTTAAGCGGTACGGGGATCGAGTGCCCTTTGATTACCCAGGAACTCATCAACCTGTTTATTCAGTATGCTATTGATACAAATTGGGGTAAAAAAAAACAAACCGTCTGCAAGTTAACAATTCCAAAGTTCTATGACAATTCTTCAAGAAAGTACTATAAACAAAATGGGTAA
- a CDS encoding SCP2 sterol-binding domain-containing protein, giving the protein MTILQESTINKMGKRPEIPENITHIEYFNRLLKDRVNSCTIPKISSLNAIIQFEITDNGNGIWNIVIENGFVKEVTKKVLEKPTCTFTLNSNTFLSILRREITPQMAFFKGTVDIKGDILLALKMNILVNYL; this is encoded by the coding sequence ATGACAATTCTTCAAGAAAGTACTATAAACAAAATGGGTAAAAGACCGGAAATCCCGGAAAATATCACTCATATCGAATACTTTAACCGATTGTTAAAAGATAGGGTAAATAGTTGCACAATTCCCAAAATATCCAGTCTTAATGCTATCATCCAATTCGAGATAACGGATAATGGAAACGGGATTTGGAACATTGTGATAGAAAACGGTTTCGTAAAGGAAGTAACAAAGAAGGTGCTGGAGAAACCCACGTGTACCTTTACCTTGAACAGCAATACATTTCTCTCTATTCTCAGGCGTGAAATAACCCCACAAATGGCATTTTTCAAAGGAACGGTTGATATAAAAGGAGACATTCTATTAGCACTAAAGATGAATATCCTGGTTAATTACCTGTAA